Genomic window (Anaerolineae bacterium):
TCATGGCTCAGGAAAAATTAATACTGGCAGGACGCGATTATACTATCCCTCCACTTGAAAGCCCTATCTTTGACGGGATTGAAGTGAAGGTTGTGAGGGTAAAAGAAGAAATTCTGATGCAAGAGGAGCCAATCCCCTACGAAACCCACTGGAAACCTGATGAGTCTATGGAGCTGGACACGAGGATGGTGGTTCAGGAAGGGAAAAATGGGATATTCCGCAAGCGCTACCGTGTAATTTACGAAAATGGCGAAGAGAAAGAGCGAAAGCTTGAGGATCAATGGGTAGCCGTGCCCCCTGTAAGCAGAATTATCGCTTACGGGACGAAGATTGTGATCCGGGAACTGGAAACCCCGGAAGGGACGATAAAATACTGGCGGCGCATAAGGATGCTGGCAACATCTTACACTGCAGCTACAGCGGGAAAAACAAGAGATCACCCCCTTTATGGAATAACCCGCATGGGTTTGAGGGCCAGGAAAGGCATTGTAGCGGTGGATCCGAAGGTTGTGAACCTTGGAACCTGGGTATACGTGCCGGGCTACGGGGTAGGCTTTGCTGCCGATACGGGTGGGAAAATAAAGGGGCGCCGTATTGACTTGTGCTATGATGAAGATAATTTGGTGCTCTGGTACAAATGGGTTGATGTTTACCTCCTGGCCCCTCCTCCCCCGCCTGAGAAAATCAACTGGGTAATCCCAGATTGGCCTAAGGAGCGCAGAAGGCGTTAGAAGTGGAAGCTCAGGACCCCAGGAAAATTCTAAAGGAAAAGGGGATTAGGCCCCGTAAAAGCCTGGGCCAGCATTTCATGATAAGCCCGACAGGCATGAGAAAAATCATGGAGGCCCTTGCCCCCTGCCCTCAGGATGTGATCGTGGAGGTGGGGGCGGGCACAGGGTTTCTCACCGTACCCCTTGCCCAGAGGGTGGCTAAGGTAATAGCAGTAGAAATTGACAGGCGCCTTGTGGAAGTCCTGAGAGAGGTTTGTGCGGTTTTGCCTAACGTGACAATAGTGGAGGGCGATGTTCTGGAATTTCCCCCGGGTGCCCTCTTAGAGCAGGGAAGGTGTGCCGGAGTGCCCTATAAGCTCGCGGGCAATTTACCTTATTACATAGCATCAGCCATATTACGCCATTTCTTGGAAAATACCCCAAGGCCTTCGGTAATTGTTGTAACGGTTCAGAAAGAGGTTGCCCAGAAAATCCTGGCCCATCCCGGAGAAATGAGCCTTCTTTCCGTCAGTGTGAGGCTTTATTCCAGACCCGAGCTCATAACATACCTCCCTCCGGGCGCTTTCTTCCCTCCACCAGAGGTGGATTCAGCTGTGGTGAGACTGGAAGTTTTGCCGGAGCCCCTCGTACCGGCAGGAGAAGAAGAGGGTTTTTTCCGAATAGTAAAGGCTGGCTTTGGAGGGAAGCGCAAAACTCTTCGCAACGCTTTCAAAAGAGGGCTCGGCTTACCGGCCGAGGTAGTGGAAAGACTTCTCACCGAAGCAGGTATAAACCCTGAAAGGCGTGCCGAAACTCTAACCATTGAAGAATGGATTAAAATTTGGGAAACATCGCGCCGGTTGCATTTATGAAAAGAGAGCACATCCTTGTCTTTAAGAAACCGGATATTCTTGTGGCTTCTCTTCTGGGGTTAAGCTCGTTCATCATCTACCTGCTGACCCTGTCTCCTGATATAGTAGGTGGAGACCCGGGAGAAGCCCAGTTTGTCCCTTACATCTTAGGGCTAATGCATGCTCCAGGTTACCCCCTTTACACCCTAATGGGTTGGGTTTGGGGGCACGCAGTTCCCCTGGGCAACGTAGCTTTGAGGATGAACCTTCTCTCAGCAGTATGGGCAGCCTCAACGGTGGCTTTGATTTACCTGATGACTCGTCGCCTGGGGAGCAACAGGGCAGGAGCAATGCTGGCTTCGTTCTCCTTAGCTCTCAATCCTCTTTTCTGGGAATGGGCTACAATGGCCGGAATCCGCAGCCTTACTGCCTTTTCCTTTGCCCTGGTCCTGTATCTGGCCCTTTCCCTTCGCGAGACCTCTGCAGAAGGCAAAGGCTCCATAAAAGCCTTCTGGCTCTTTTGTTTAGTTCTTGGATTAAGCCTGGCACACCACCGAACTATCGTATTACTTTTCCCGGCCCTCGCCTTTCTCCTCTGGGATAAGCTAATCCAGCTAGTGAGGAGTCCTCGCATTTTACTGATAGCCCTGATAATGCTGATAATCCCTCTTTTGCTCTACTTGTACTTGCCTATCCGAAGCCTTATGGCCCCACCCTTTGACAGGGATAAACCAAACACTTTAGACCGCTTTTTGGACTTTGTAATTTTCTGGGGTGCGGTAGCTTCGTCAAGATTTATAACCGTTTCCATCTTTTTGAAACGGCTTTATGTGTTTGCGAGTTATACAATCCAGCAATTTCATTGGTTGGGCTTTGCTTTGGGTTTTGCGGGGCTGATTTATTTGGCGAAGATCAAATCCAGAGAGATGGTGTTTTTGCTCTTAAGCTACCTCGCTCTTGTGGGCTTCACCCTTGTGTGCATACCAATGCTGGGGGAAAAGTTGCTGTTTTTCCTCCTTTTGCCGGCTCACTTAATTTTC
Coding sequences:
- a CDS encoding DUF2723 domain-containing protein is translated as MKREHILVFKKPDILVASLLGLSSFIIYLLTLSPDIVGGDPGEAQFVPYILGLMHAPGYPLYTLMGWVWGHAVPLGNVALRMNLLSAVWAASTVALIYLMTRRLGSNRAGAMLASFSLALNPLFWEWATMAGIRSLTAFSFALVLYLALSLRETSAEGKGSIKAFWLFCLVLGLSLAHHRTIVLLFPALAFLLWDKLIQLVRSPRILLIALIMLIIPLLLYLYLPIRSLMAPPFDRDKPNTLDRFLDFVIFWGAVASSRFITVSIFLKRLYVFASYTIQQFHWLGFALGFAGLIYLAKIKSREMVFLLLSYLALVGFTLVCIPMLGEKLLFFLLLPAHLIFALWIGLGVDFLMKLALGLRTSGNWPKAISTGLFIGSTMGLGMLGLNNYHVLEETRRAPLDFYRQSLRGWNARRFAELTFNLVAPHSLIIADWEQATPLWYLQLIEGKRPDVQVISLDEEWKFDAVVEKARQEGRPVYAARAFPALYGRRFLDNVGPVIHLREEPSTHIPSEAIPLDLNFDGKLGLKGYKLWKISLKRGDVLPITLYWQALTPMEQAYSFSVRLVGPNGKEVIQQDRPAAVLGCYPTFLWSPGEVIGDYYELPLKPNWPPGQYKLKVIVYHSPAPGVWYNLKVGESETAEIASFEVK
- the rsmA gene encoding 16S rRNA (adenine(1518)-N(6)/adenine(1519)-N(6))-dimethyltransferase RsmA, with product MEAQDPRKILKEKGIRPRKSLGQHFMISPTGMRKIMEALAPCPQDVIVEVGAGTGFLTVPLAQRVAKVIAVEIDRRLVEVLREVCAVLPNVTIVEGDVLEFPPGALLEQGRCAGVPYKLAGNLPYYIASAILRHFLENTPRPSVIVVTVQKEVAQKILAHPGEMSLLSVSVRLYSRPELITYLPPGAFFPPPEVDSAVVRLEVLPEPLVPAGEEEGFFRIVKAGFGGKRKTLRNAFKRGLGLPAEVVERLLTEAGINPERRAETLTIEEWIKIWETSRRLHL